A region from the Sander vitreus isolate 19-12246 chromosome 1, sanVit1, whole genome shotgun sequence genome encodes:
- the obi1 gene encoding ORC ubiquitin ligase 1 isoform X2: MALNFQTSTLYLTLPISCQICLGKVRQPVICANHHVFCSSCMEMWLKKASQCPTCRVPITAENPCREIIGGTNDHNDSPSMRKCLRKTRGELLLREYEEEFEGLIRENEELKTKNQSLESQLKTALDPCSINTLQTDDKKVDPFVLEEWTNKLRAATDVCDKVKQDMDKLKEANKALRSQNVDLVQENMRLKAEVASRSPQKFGRYTVAALESKIQQHERDVDHLKRALERSDQYIEDLESRVRKSEKRRLDGQEACWNSEAEAEAPTRPHKIDMMMRSLSDNERESICSNPVAEGRTFSRHHSLMFMPSADHKESKKNLTGDEKTKDLESTSSDLLPTTPSSAFRSLTLRSPGVREKKVAFKPASYLRRLDFEDFPSPGKSSSTMENQFSSLDKFPNDLPPIADVEPSKSVFWGGWQRSKSSDESCPGPSKEISVKEDDDIDDVDDDEPGGFQISSEASMDAAYMDKISELDSMMLDGESTSSRGSQLSLASSPPADLDNTLVPESQTCRDGPSSRGCKPVIQCDQKNHPARVNVGGTLNEKEAPNGSAEEGFATLVSDRESGANVPDCAGHEGPSQTDELSFDLLFDSLEENKAGPSGSLSPASQDHDHVSLSSSPICSGKPVNTTKDRHTLNISQPTKRKSHSPFNTSSPTKLSKLM, encoded by the exons ATGGCTCTTAACTTTCAGACATCCACTCTTTATCTGACTTTGCCGATTTCATGCCAGATATGTCTCGGAaag GTCAGGCAGCCGGTCATTTGTGCCAACCACCACGTGTTCTGTTCCTCCTGCATGGAAATGTGGTTAAAGAAAGCTAGCCAATGTCCCACCTGCAGAGTCCCCATCACAGCAGAGAACCCCTGCAGGGAAATCATCG GAGGCACAAATGATCACAATGATAGTCCTTCCATGAGGAAATGTCTCAGAAAAACCAGAGGAGAACTGCTTTTGCGGGAGTATGAG GAGGAATTTGAAGGGCTCATCAGAGAAAACGAGgagctgaaaacaaaaaatcaaaGTCTGGAGTCACAACTGAAGACTGCTTTGGATCCCTGCAGCATTAATACACTGCAAACAGATGACAAAAAAGTTGATCCCTTTGTCCTGGAAGAATGGACCAACAAGCTGCGCGCTGCCACCGATGTTTGTGATAAAGTAAAGCAGGACATGGATAAGCTAAAGGAG GCAAATAAGGCATTACGATCTCAAAATGTTGACCTTGTACAAGAGAATATGAGATTGAAAGCAGAGGTGGCGAGCAGATCTCCTCAGAA GTTTGGTCGTTACACAGTGGCAGCACTGGAATCTAAAATCCAGCAGCACGAGCGTGATGTGGACCACTTAAAAAGGGCTCTGGAGCGCAGCGACCAGTACATCGAAGACCTGGAGTCTCGAGTCAGAAAGTCCGAGAAGAGACGTCTTGATGGGCAGGAAGCATGCTGGAATAGCGAGGCCGAGGCAGAAGCTCCCACACGGCCACACAAAATCGACATGATGATGAGAAGCTTGAGTGACAATGAGAGGGAGTCAATCTGCAGCAATCCAGTGGCAGAAGGTCGAACATTTTCTAGACATCACAGTTTGATGTTCATGCCGTCTGCAGATCACAAAGAGTCTAAGAAGAATCTGACAGGTGACGAGAAAACCAAGGACTTGGAAAGCACCTCCTCTGACCTTTTGCCCACCACTCCGTCCTCTGCCTTCCGGTCCCTGACTCTGAGAAGCCCTGGCGTCCGTGAAAAGAAAGTTGCATTTAAACCTGCGTCTTATCTGAGGAGGCTTGATTTTGAAGACTTTCCTAGTCCTGGCAAAAGTAGCAGCACCATGGAGAACCAATTCAGCAGCCTCGACAAATTCCCCAACGACTTGCCTCCAATTGCTGACGTGGAACCCTCAAAGTCTGTCTTCTGGGGTGGTTGGCAGAGATCTAAATCTAGTGACGAGTCATGTCCAGGTCCAAGTAAAGAAATCTCAGTTAAAGAAGATGACGATATAGACGATGTAGACGATGACGAGCCTGGTGGTTTCCAGATTTCCAGCGAGGCTTCCATGGATGCAGCTTACATGGACAAAATCTCTGAGTTGGACTCCATGATGTTGGATGGAGAGAGCACCAGTAGCCGGGGATCACAGCTCTCCCTGGCTTCCTCCCCTCCCGCAGACTTGGACAACACCCTTGTCCCAGAATCACAAACCTGCCGTGATGGCCCGTCAAGCCGTGGTTGCAAACCTGTTATACAGTGTGACCAGAAGAACCACCCAGCACGTGTCAACGTGGGTGGCACCTTGAATGAGAAAGAGGCTCCAAACGGCTCTGCAGAGGAAGGTTTTGCTACACTGGTGTCAGATAGGGAGAGCGGTGCCAATGTCCCTGACTGTGCAGGGCACGAAGGGCCCTCTCAGACTGATGAACTGTCTTTTGACTTGCTGTTTGATTCACTGGAAGAGAATAAGGCCGGTCCTTCTGGTTCTCTCAGTCCAGCAAGCCAAGACCATGATCATGTAAGCCTTTCCTCCTCCCCCATCTGCTCTGGTAAACCTGTGAACACaacaaaagacagacacacactgaacatCAGCCAGCCGACAAAGAGGAAGTCTCACAGTCCCTTTAACACAAGCAGTCCCACAAAACTTTCAAAGCTCATGTGA
- the obi1 gene encoding ORC ubiquitin ligase 1 isoform X1: MALNFQTSTLYLTLPISCQICLGKVRQPVICANHHVFCSSCMEMWLKKASQCPTCRVPITAENPCREIIAITSRLMLLSRLYRRVYHHKNASMDNEGSFNCSRHHPLMQEEFEGLIRENEELKTKNQSLESQLKTALDPCSINTLQTDDKKVDPFVLEEWTNKLRAATDVCDKVKQDMDKLKEANKALRSQNVDLVQENMRLKAEVASRSPQKFGRYTVAALESKIQQHERDVDHLKRALERSDQYIEDLESRVRKSEKRRLDGQEACWNSEAEAEAPTRPHKIDMMMRSLSDNERESICSNPVAEGRTFSRHHSLMFMPSADHKESKKNLTGDEKTKDLESTSSDLLPTTPSSAFRSLTLRSPGVREKKVAFKPASYLRRLDFEDFPSPGKSSSTMENQFSSLDKFPNDLPPIADVEPSKSVFWGGWQRSKSSDESCPGPSKEISVKEDDDIDDVDDDEPGGFQISSEASMDAAYMDKISELDSMMLDGESTSSRGSQLSLASSPPADLDNTLVPESQTCRDGPSSRGCKPVIQCDQKNHPARVNVGGTLNEKEAPNGSAEEGFATLVSDRESGANVPDCAGHEGPSQTDELSFDLLFDSLEENKAGPSGSLSPASQDHDHVSLSSSPICSGKPVNTTKDRHTLNISQPTKRKSHSPFNTSSPTKLSKLM, from the exons ATGGCTCTTAACTTTCAGACATCCACTCTTTATCTGACTTTGCCGATTTCATGCCAGATATGTCTCGGAaag GTCAGGCAGCCGGTCATTTGTGCCAACCACCACGTGTTCTGTTCCTCCTGCATGGAAATGTGGTTAAAGAAAGCTAGCCAATGTCCCACCTGCAGAGTCCCCATCACAGCAGAGAACCCCTGCAGGGAAATCATCG CAATAACAAGCAGGTTGATGCTCTTGAGCAGACTTTATCGAAGGGTTTATCACCACAAAAACGCAAGCATGGACAATGAGGGGAGTTTCAATTGCAGCAGGCACCATCCACTGATGCAG GAGGAATTTGAAGGGCTCATCAGAGAAAACGAGgagctgaaaacaaaaaatcaaaGTCTGGAGTCACAACTGAAGACTGCTTTGGATCCCTGCAGCATTAATACACTGCAAACAGATGACAAAAAAGTTGATCCCTTTGTCCTGGAAGAATGGACCAACAAGCTGCGCGCTGCCACCGATGTTTGTGATAAAGTAAAGCAGGACATGGATAAGCTAAAGGAG GCAAATAAGGCATTACGATCTCAAAATGTTGACCTTGTACAAGAGAATATGAGATTGAAAGCAGAGGTGGCGAGCAGATCTCCTCAGAA GTTTGGTCGTTACACAGTGGCAGCACTGGAATCTAAAATCCAGCAGCACGAGCGTGATGTGGACCACTTAAAAAGGGCTCTGGAGCGCAGCGACCAGTACATCGAAGACCTGGAGTCTCGAGTCAGAAAGTCCGAGAAGAGACGTCTTGATGGGCAGGAAGCATGCTGGAATAGCGAGGCCGAGGCAGAAGCTCCCACACGGCCACACAAAATCGACATGATGATGAGAAGCTTGAGTGACAATGAGAGGGAGTCAATCTGCAGCAATCCAGTGGCAGAAGGTCGAACATTTTCTAGACATCACAGTTTGATGTTCATGCCGTCTGCAGATCACAAAGAGTCTAAGAAGAATCTGACAGGTGACGAGAAAACCAAGGACTTGGAAAGCACCTCCTCTGACCTTTTGCCCACCACTCCGTCCTCTGCCTTCCGGTCCCTGACTCTGAGAAGCCCTGGCGTCCGTGAAAAGAAAGTTGCATTTAAACCTGCGTCTTATCTGAGGAGGCTTGATTTTGAAGACTTTCCTAGTCCTGGCAAAAGTAGCAGCACCATGGAGAACCAATTCAGCAGCCTCGACAAATTCCCCAACGACTTGCCTCCAATTGCTGACGTGGAACCCTCAAAGTCTGTCTTCTGGGGTGGTTGGCAGAGATCTAAATCTAGTGACGAGTCATGTCCAGGTCCAAGTAAAGAAATCTCAGTTAAAGAAGATGACGATATAGACGATGTAGACGATGACGAGCCTGGTGGTTTCCAGATTTCCAGCGAGGCTTCCATGGATGCAGCTTACATGGACAAAATCTCTGAGTTGGACTCCATGATGTTGGATGGAGAGAGCACCAGTAGCCGGGGATCACAGCTCTCCCTGGCTTCCTCCCCTCCCGCAGACTTGGACAACACCCTTGTCCCAGAATCACAAACCTGCCGTGATGGCCCGTCAAGCCGTGGTTGCAAACCTGTTATACAGTGTGACCAGAAGAACCACCCAGCACGTGTCAACGTGGGTGGCACCTTGAATGAGAAAGAGGCTCCAAACGGCTCTGCAGAGGAAGGTTTTGCTACACTGGTGTCAGATAGGGAGAGCGGTGCCAATGTCCCTGACTGTGCAGGGCACGAAGGGCCCTCTCAGACTGATGAACTGTCTTTTGACTTGCTGTTTGATTCACTGGAAGAGAATAAGGCCGGTCCTTCTGGTTCTCTCAGTCCAGCAAGCCAAGACCATGATCATGTAAGCCTTTCCTCCTCCCCCATCTGCTCTGGTAAACCTGTGAACACaacaaaagacagacacacactgaacatCAGCCAGCCGACAAAGAGGAAGTCTCACAGTCCCTTTAACACAAGCAGTCCCACAAAACTTTCAAAGCTCATGTGA
- the pou4f1 gene encoding POU domain, class 4, transcription factor 1, whose product MMSMNSKQPHFAMHPSLPEHKYTTLHSSSEAIRRACLQTPQLQNNIFASLDETLLARAEALAAVDIAVSQGKTHPFKPDATYHTMSTVPCSSTSTVPLAHHHHHHHHHHHQNLEPQDIMDHITSPSLALMSGAHDGSGGGGGGGGGGGGGGLISTSSAHPHSHMHGLSHLSHQAMSMNSPLTHHGLLPGHHGGSQVGPGLTNTGLSSINDSDTDPRELEAFAERFKQRRIKLGVTQADVGGALANLKIPGVGSLSQSTICRFESLTLSHNNMIALKPILQAWLEEAEGAQREKMSKPDIFNGGEKKRKRTSIAAPEKRSLEAYFAVQPRPSSEKIAAIAEKLDLKKNVVRVWFCNQRQKQKRLKFSAAH is encoded by the exons ATGATGTCCATGAACAGCAAACAGCCGCACTTCGCAATGCATCCCTCTTTACCCGAGCACAAGTACACCACTTTGCATTCCAGCTCGGAAGCTATAAGGAGAGCCTGTCTACAAACTCCACAG CTACAAAATAACATATTTGCTAGCCTGGATGAGACCCTGCTGGCCCGGGCTGAGGCTTTGGCGGCCGTGGACATCGCCGTGTCCCAGGGCAAGACGCACCCGTTCAAGCCCGACGCCACCTACCACACGATGAGCACGGTGCCATGCTCGTCGACATCCACTGTGCCACTggcccaccaccaccatcaccatcaccaccaccaccatcagaACCTGGAGCCACAGGATATCATGGACCACATCACCTCGCCGTCCCTCGCCCTGATGTCCGGTGCGCACGACGGGTCCGGTGGAggaggcggcggcggcggcggagGTGGCGGCGGAGGGCTCATCTCCACCTCCTCTGCCCACCCGCACTCTCACATGCACGGCTTGAGTCACCTCTCCCACCAGGCTATGAGCATGAACTCGCCTCTCACCCACCACGGGCTCTTACCGGGCCATCACGGGGGGAGCCAAGTCGGCCCAGGACTCACTAACACCGGACTCTCCTCCATCAATGACTCAGACACAGACCCAAGGGAGCTGGAGGCTTTCGCGGAGCGCTTCAAGCAGCGGAGGATCAAGCTGGGGGTGACCCAGGCGGACGTGGGAGGCGCTCTGGCTAATCTCAAAATCCCCGGCGTGGGATCACTGAGCCAAAGTACAATTTGTCGATTCGAGTCGTTAACTCTCTCCCACAACAACATGATTGCGCTCAAACCTATCCTCCAGGCCTGGCTAGAGGAGGCCGAGGGGGCCCAGAGGGAGAAAATGAGCAAACCTGACATTTTCAATGGAGGGGAAAAGAAACGCAAGAGGACCTCGATAGCGGCCCCAGAAAAGAGGTCTTTGGAGGCTTACTTCGCCGTACAGCCTCGGCCGTCGTCCGAGAAAATCGCAGCTATAGCGGAAAAGTTGGAcctgaaaaaaaatgtggtgCGAGTGTGGTTTTGTAACCAAAGACAGAAGCAGAAGAGGTTGAAATTTTCCGCTGCTCACTGA